Within Lepus europaeus isolate LE1 chromosome 8, mLepTim1.pri, whole genome shotgun sequence, the genomic segment AAAAAGATCATTGGAATTCAGGTGTGCAAAGCATGTCAACTGTGCCAATATGTATCATACCATCCTTCTCAAAATCCTCtactttcatttgaaaatcaCTGCACCGGTTGATGCACTGAAGTTAGAACTTTGTTAACATGATGAAATTGTTACTTGGCTCCCCTGGGGATGGATCATCTGGATTCTGAGTGGTATCAAGGTTCTGCGTTTCCTTATTTTGACATTTGGCTGAGTAGATAATGTACAAACTTCTCATTAGGAAAACTCCAGCAATGACGGCAAAATAACTCCCACACACTAAAAACTGAATGCTGATTGGCAGGTTGAGCCCTCTCTGGTCTACCACAATCACAGTCATAATGGTTTGAATCACCAAGGCTATGAAGGTGTTGATTCTGAACACCAGGGCATAGCGTTCCACACTGAGATTAACTGCAATCTGAAATACTGCTATGGTTATAAGAAGCATGTAACTGGACTTGAAGATCAGGTAGCCAGCATAGCAGACCCAGATGTTGACTGTGTAATGCATGACAAACAGGGAGCCTGCGCTGACAACCGAGAAGTCCGCCAGAGCCAGCTCTCCCAGAAGATCCCAGTTGACCCTTACATGACCCACAGCAAAGGCAGCCACAGCCCCTCCAAATGTTGCAATAGCTTCCACTGCCCCATTATAGATCAAAGAATTTTGTGATGGTGCCTTGTAATCCCATAGGATTTGAACATAGTTCAAAATCTGGTTAAAACCTGCTGTGGAAAAGGCCCACCATAAGGACCAGTAAAAAAGATGTTTTGAGGAGTAGCATTCCTTCAAATCTTGGAACCACTGCACAAAAACTTTCAAAGCCACTGTTTGGGGGCTGCCTAAGTGGCCGTCATCCTGGTTCCCTGAAGTCACAGGTGTTTCCAAACTGAGTTTCTTCTCTTCATAGCCTGGTGCTTCATCCTTACAGATTTCTTTTAATATTGTGTCCGTACTTGGTGACTCCTTTATCTCTTTGCTGGGTTTTGCATGAAAGAACATGCTTTTCTTGGGCATTGGTAGAAAAAGCGAGAAAATGAAGGCGACAGAGACGGAGACCATGGTTATGACATTGAGATGAAAGTACGACAGGTTGGCCAGGGACACTAGGAGTTGGGCCAGCAAGGAGGCTGCTGTATAAGACACCAGTGTGATGCTCCTACAGTAGCTGCTCACTTTCTGATAGTGCTCTGGGCTGACCACGCTGTGGACGTAGGCATAGTAAGCTACCTCAGTGGCCGTGACCATCCCGTAGAAGAACTCAACAACCTGCATGGCCTTCACTCCTTGGCCAAACAAGAGCAGCAACCAGGTAATGATGAAGCTGATCCCTTGCAGGATGATGGCGGCTTATAGCAGATGTAATCAGTGAGGGCGAACACAGGGAGCAGTAGCACCAGGTAAGAGTAGGTCCAAACAGGAAGAATCTCATTTGTGATCTCTGTGCTCATCAAATTTTTACTTGTTCCAGATAAATATGGGATAAGGAAGGGTTCCAAAGGTCTCATCATGGAGAAAAATCAACAGAGGATCACAGTGGGATAAATCCAGGAATTGCTTGGTGACATTCTGAAATACTCCATGGCTGTtccctgagtttgtttttttctcgaATCAGGACTGGCTTCCTGTCTTCAGATCCGGCCTCAGTGCTCCTCCTGCCAAAGGCTGCCGTGAGTCCCAGGCACAAAGGCCCTCGTCCTCCTTCCTCAcgtttacattaattttttttttaatttatctgcaAAATCAGAGGTTAAAAGGACTTTGGCAATATGTAAACCTAATgcaattttgctttctgttacacaccccattatttttttttttttctgaaacaaaggactttatggatgcaaatgttatcagacaggaggaagggagcagggtgtttgagatgcagatactgggctgcacctgcacaccccattattattataatatttgaaatttatcTCTGATACACAAAGTAGGAGAAATATCCCTGAGACATGTTCCTGAATTCTTTCTGCTTGTCTATCTAGTGTCGAGGATTTCATTTTCCTGGTACATGATTTGGGACTTCTTTTTCGGTTTTCCTCCAGAGTGACCTGGCTGTGGCGAATGCTTACAGTGGCTTTTCTAGCAGAGGCATATGAG encodes:
- the LOC133765719 gene encoding LOW QUALITY PROTEIN: thiamine transporter 2-like (The sequence of the model RefSeq protein was modified relative to this genomic sequence to represent the inferred CDS: inserted 1 base in 1 codon; substituted 1 base at 1 genomic stop codon) encodes the protein MEYFRMSPSNSWIYPTVILCXFFSMMRPLEPFLIPYLSGTSKNLMSTEITNEILPVWTYSYLVLLLPVFALTDYICYKPXIILQGISFIITWLLLLFGQGVKAMQVVEFFYGMVTATEVAYYAYVHSVVSPEHYQKVSSYCRSITLVSYTAASLLAQLLVSLANLSYFHLNVITMVSVSVAFIFSLFLPMPKKSMFFHAKPSKEIKESPSTDTILKEICKDEAPGYEEKKLSLETPVTSGNQDDGHLGSPQTVALKVFVQWFQDLKECYSSKHLFYWSLWWAFSTAGFNQILNYVQILWDYKAPSQNSLIYNGAVEAIATFGGAVAAFAVGHVRVNWDLLGELALADFSVVSAGSLFVMHYTVNIWVCYAGYLIFKSSYMLLITIAVFQIAVNLSVERYALVFRINTFIALVIQTIMTVIVVDQRGLNLPISIQFLVCGSYFAVIAGVFLMRSLYIIYSAKCQNKETQNLDTTQNPDDPSPGEPSNNFIMLTKF